The window AGTGTCCTCCAAGGGCCCTTGGTGGCTCCGCATGCCCTCCCCACTGTAGCCTCGCAAAGACCCAGGTGGCTGCCCTCAGGCTGCTCCCTGTCACTTCCTGTGCTcctgcctcagtgtcctcacgTGACTTGTCACAACTGATGCTGGCCCCATCTCCTCACTTATCCGTCTTCCCTCTGACTCGCTGGGCCTGAGCAGCCTGTCACCCAGACTTTTTGGCGGGTGAGTGCATGAGAGGCGAGGTGAGTGAGCAGGATAATGCCCTGCAGAGTGTGTCTCACGGTGACTGTTGCTGGCCTCTTGGTGGGGAGCCCCCAGGAGCCTCAAGTGGAACTGGACAgagtatcagggaagcccacggcAGGGACACAGCCTGAGAACCTGTCCCCAGGGTGGGGGCCGCCCATGCAGGCCCGCCTTGGGGAGCGAGGAGTGGGCCCAGCAGGGAAGGAGGGGCGGAAAGCCCCGCTGAGCCCTGCCTGTTGAGAACGCTCCAGTTGCTGCGCTTCTGGCCGGTGTTGCAGGTGGGGACGTACTTGTGCAGGTCCACGAGCCGGGGGCCAAAGAGCTTCACGACCTCCGCCAGCATCActggggcggggcgggcaggGGTGTGGGGCGAGCCGAGGGGCCCCGGATATTTGCATATTCGTCCCCCAGGGCCTCCACACGGAGGAGGATAGAGAGGGGTCCCGGGGGGCCCCCGCAGGGTGTGGGCGCCCCGGCGGGAGGACCGTGAGGGCCAGCGGGCTCCAAGGAGCTGCTAGGGGACCCCCGGGGCAGGCGGGGGCGGGGCGTGAGGAactcctgcccccctccccccgccccaccttgCCGCCCCACTCCTCCTCCCAGGGCCATCGAGGCAGCGGCTCTCCCGCCCCTCCCCGGGGGCCTTGACGCCCCGGCTTCGCAGGGAGCCCAGGTGCGGGGACCTTGCCCGGGCCGCGGCCTTCGCCTGGCCGTCCCGCCAACCAGGCCCCGGGGCTCCCGCTGGCCGAGGAGGACGAGCGCTGGGCTCTCGGCCTGGACGCCCGGGCAGGCCCCCCGGCCCCTCACCGCCGTCGCTAAAGTCCCGGGCCAGGTGGCGCTTGCGGCGGCTGGGCGGCAGCGCGTCCAGCCAGGCGTAGAGACGGTGGAGGGCGCcgggcggcagcggcggcggggcCGGGGGGCGCGGCCTGGCAGCGTCCAGCATGGCGGCGGCCGGCGCGGCCAGCTGTTAGGCCGTTGCCGGGCGACGGCGCCGGAAGCGCCTGTGGGACCGGAATTCCGGGAGGGGCCGGAAGGGCCGGGACCGGAAGGGCGGGGCGCAGGTGAGGGCGCGGGCCCGCTGGGTGCCCGCCGGAGGCTCGGGGTCGGGGCGGAAAGCCAGACCCGACGCGGTGAGGTTGGGGGGTCCCCGAGACGGTGAAGGGCCGGCGGGCCCGGCGCGCTGCCGTCCAGGCATCGACAGTAGACTTCTGCTTTAACAAGCGTTGAACTCTTCCGTCTTATAAATTAAATTCCACATTGTTTCGCATGCAACACTTTACGCTGATCTAGTAAAAACTTTCCGTCATTTAAAACTTGATCAATAATTTAATCGTAAAATAgaaactttttattaaatttttgagCCCTGCTGAAGGTGCACCTGAGGTTTTCAGGGACCCAGATAAGACACCAGTGGCCGTCTGAAGACACACGTGGTTGAGGAGGGGCTGGCCTCCCCCAACCTCCTTCCCCAGGTCAGGACAGCAGCTGATGGCCCAGCTGGGAGTCCTGGGCCCAGCCAGGGAGTGCCGGGTCCAGAGGCCCTAGGCTGTGACCTTGAGACACCAAAGAGTGATCTTGGCCCTTAGGAGCTGGCTCTTCTCTTAGGACAGTTCAGAGAGGACTCAGGCCCTGATGGGGTGGAGGGCCTGGGGCCAGGCGgctgcatctgctgctgctgttgctgctggcgAGGTCACAAGACCACATGCAACATCCAGACAGGTGCACAGATGCCCCTGAGGGTGCTTTGAGCTTGGGCCCCATCACCTCCTCTGGACAGGGGGTTTCAGAGCAACCTTCGGGTCAGCAgctcccttggggaaggaaaaaaaccgATAGTAAAGACCATCTACTACAAAGAGCACAACTGAATCTaacttccttttacttttcttaaaatttggaTCCTCATTTCATCCAAAAACATGACTCTGCTCAGAGTGGCAACAGCCCTGGATATTAACAGCTGATGCTTTATCAAGAAGTCTATTCTCTATCCAGAAGCAGTAGACTTCCGTACTTACACCAGCGCAGAAAAAGACGTTAGCAGCCGGAAGAAGCAGTAAGCACTGAGAAGTCCTCTGACAGAGTACAGAGCAGAGGTTACGGCCTCTTGTGGGGAAGCAAGCGAGCTCTGCCCCACCCAGTGGGCACTGATCTGGCAGTGAGGGCCTCACCTGAGTGGGTCCAGGCTGGGCCCCTCTCGCTCCAGGCTTGATGGGTGGCATCGGGGGAGCACAGGTCGGCTTGATGACCTGGGAGGACGGAGACACAGCTGATGGCTGGCAGTGCCCGGGCGCTGTCTGCCCAGCACTTCTAGGAAGTTCCCTGGGTGCTGTGCTCGGCCCCGGACTGGCCTGCAGGCTTCTCTGAGCTGCTCGGCCCCGGACTGGCCTGCAGGCTTCTCTGAGCTGCGCTCTCTCTACAGAAAATTGCCTTCAACACGGTCCCTGCCCTGGCTGGTACCACCTTTGAATGAAACCCAAGCGTGGCAGGGCGCCCATTCCTGGGCCTGTCGGGTCATCTCAccaccctgcccccttccctcaaCTCCCCgcctcaccccaccccaacaCTACCCAGGAAAAGCTCTTAAATTGCCAAAATATGGGTCTTTGGAAGGTCTAAAACCAAGGATTCTCCACTAAAACATGCGTTTGTTTGCATTTCAGCTTTCCAGGTGCAACCTTgtctggggtggggaaggaaggtcTGTAGCAGGAGCCCTGCTCAGCCCAGGCCAGGGTGGGGTGTGGCCCAGCACCCGGAGGGCCCTGCtaaggggctgggggctgagggaTGGGGGCGGCCTGCACTTTCTTCTCCAGCACAGTTCCCTGGCTGCCTTCACTTCTTGGGCTGGAAATCTGTCTGCCCAACTCCCCCGTCCCTGTTTGGCCTGTCAAAACCCCtcctaaaactttatttaaagactttttcttgtaattttacTGTAACTCTAAAATTAACTCAACgtgaaaagttaaaaagaaaagagaaatattcagTCTTCATTGAATAGACACTGCAGTAACGGTTGTCCCAGGCGAGATCCACCAACAGAGGCCCCGTGGGTTGGCCTGAGGAGGAACCGGGCTGGTGTCTCTCCAAACACCTCCAAGCTTTAACCACAAAGGGAGGAGGGCTCTAACAGTGACACCACTGCAACCGGTGATGAGCTCACACCACCGGGGACGGACAGGCTGACACGGGCCCACAGGATGCCTGGTGGCAAAGCCCCGCCCCAGGAGGGCAGAGAAAGCCTGGTCTTCTGGGCCTCACCATCTGTCAGAGCAGGGGAGCCCCCGCCTGCGGGGAGGTGAGTGTGTCCAGGGGTGTGTAGGACCCTCAGCAGTGCTCCCAGCAATGGAGGCGACCCACCAGAGCCAGACCTCACAGTGGGTAGAAGGGCCTCCCACACGCgccccaaggcagggggcctgctGGGGCACCAGTGACTCAAGTTTGGGAGAGACCTTTCCCAAACCGTGGAAGCCTCGAAAGAAGGGAGGCGGGGCCCACAGCGCCCCTGAGCTGCTCCCCCACGGCCCTCTCACCTGCTTTGGCTTCAGCACCGGAAGGGGTTTGGCAGGAGGAGCGGGTCTGAGCTGCTGGGAATGGGGAGGACTGGTCAGAacccccaggcctcctgggtGCTGTTTATGTCCTCGCTGGACTGCCAGACTGGGCGCCTGGCCCACCAAGTGCAGCCACAGAccctcctcccccagggcccGTGCTGTGCCCCCTCCCTGCTCACCTGGCCCGGGGCCTGCGGTGGGTACACAGGAAGCGGGGACGGCGGGCTGGCCTTGGCGGCTGGAGGCTGAAGGGAGCCTGGAGGCTGAAGGGAGCAGGCgtgagcctgggtctcccaggGCAACCATCCCCAGAGGGGCCTGGCTCAGAGCTGCCCCCTACCCGCTGAGGACCCAGGGTTCTGgcccctcccccggccctggggTCACACGGAGGTCTGGCAGCAGCACAGGCCTCTGGGCCTCCAGACCATCCTGGGATGGACGCTGCAGAGACTGAGCCTCAGGCTCGATTCCGCTCCCCGCTGAGGCGGCTCCTCAGACCCCTCGTCCTAGAGCCTTGGTTTCACCTCTAAACGGGGGTCACAGGGGCCACTCTGAGCCTCGTGAACCTGAGATCTGGGGGTGGCCTGGAGTCTGTCGGGATGGCTGGCGCTTACAGCAGGGGGTGGGCGCTTAGGGGTCACCGAGGAAGCTGTGGGCTTGTGGGGCTGGGAGTAAAGGGCCAGCTCTGGGGAGCCCCCGGGGGGAGCCTGAGCCCCGCCTTTTGCAGGCTTGCTGAGCCCTTCGTGGAACAAAGGGTTGGAGAGCCCCATGGCCGTCTTGGGTGCCACATTCCTAGGAGAAATAAGATGGGTCAGTGTGTCCTGGTCTCAGGATTCAGCCCAGGGAATTGAGGCTCCTGTGCGTGGGGACCCTGGCCTGGCCCCAGACCCCTCAGCTGCAGCTGCCCTGCGGGGTGTGCGGGCCACAGCTGCGCAGGGAGAGCTCTGGGGTCAGGCCAGGCCCGGGGCAGGGAGGCTTGGAGGCCACTGGCAGGCGTGTCCTGCCGCAGCCAGGGGTGAGGTCCCCACACGGCGGGCTCAGAGGGCAGTGTCACCCCCGGGCAGTGCGCCGGTGTGGCCTTCTCTGAGTTTCCTCGTCACCAACCTGTCCACACAGCCCAACCTGCTCCTGCAGCAGAAGGCAGGGGCCCAGGGCGGGGCCGCCACCATGGGGTCCCCTCTCCCCCCAACAGCGCCAGCAGGCGACTGGCCCTGCACACGCTGACGTCCTCTGAGCCCTGAGTACAGCTCCCCCACCTCCTTCGGACTGGGCTCCGGGCCTTGCGGTAGATGAGCACGCCCGCCAGGATCAGCGCCAGTACCACCAGGGCACCCACGCCCACCAGCACATGCGTTCGGAGGCTCCCAGGGGCTGTGGGGGCACAGAAGGCCAGGTGTTACCAGGGCCGGACTTGGCTCAAGGCACAGGGACCAGGAGAGCCTGCCAGCAGCTCAGCCCTGGCCAGGCCAGCCCGGAGCTGAGGAGGGACAAGGGGACCACCTCCTTGGCGAAGCCAACAGCCAGAACCCTGGCCACGCTACCCAAAGCCCAGGCCCTGAGGCTCCGAGACCTGGTGCGTGACACCGGCGCTCCGGGCTCCTGGGATGCCAGTCGGGGGCTTGGTGGCGGGTGGCCTGGTTGGTGGGCAGCCCTTGGTTGAGGGCTTGGTGGCAGGCGGCCTGGTCGGTGGGCGGCCCTCAGGTGGGGGCTTGGTGGGCGGCCCTCGGTCGGGGACTTAGTGAGTGGCCCTCGGTCGGGGGCTTGGTGGGCGGCCCTCGGGTGGGGGCTTGGTGGCGGGCGGCCCTCGGTCGGGGACTTAGTGAGTGGCCCTCGGTCAGGGGCTTGGTGGGCGGCCCTTGGTCCGGGGCTTGGTGGCGGGTGGCCCTCGGTTGGGGACTTAGTGAGTGGCCCTCGGTCGGGGGCTTGGTGGGCGGCCCTCGGGTGGGGGCTTGGTGGGCGGCCCTCGGTCGGGGGCTTGGTGGGTGGCCCTCGGGTGGGGGCTTGGTGGCGGGTGGCCCTTGGCCCTAGTGACGCGGGTGTGGCCGGGCCAGGCCCCGGGGGCCGCAGCGCTGTGCACACCTTGTGTTCAGTGGGAGACAGTGGGGCTGGGAGGCCGGGCCCCGGGCCCAGGCGGGTTGAGGACCAGCTAGGAGCGGCCTGCGCCACCTGCAGCTGTCCTTCTGGGACAGGCCTCCCCTCTCAGGGTGGGCGCCCTGGACCCGTGCGCTCAGGCTGCAAGGCCACACTCTCCACAGGCCCCTCACGGTTCAGGGCACACGGCCTCCTCTCAGCCCTGCCCAGGTGGTCTGAGGAAAGGCAGGACCCCCGCCCGGACCCCGTCAGGCCTGGGAGCGTGTGAAGAGGCGCGGGCCCGCCCAGCCTACCTGCGCGCGCGTCGGCCAGCGGCTCTGCGCAGTGGGGCGGGGCCCAGCCCGGGCGGCAGTGGCACTGACCCTTGTGGTTGCACTCCTGGGGGACAGCCGGGTGTCAGGGCCTCGGGACGCCCGACAGAGGACGGGCGGGCTGTCTAGGACCACCGCCACCAAGGCTTCACCACAGGTGCCGACAGCCGCAGCCCTCCCAGACACTGCAGGGCTTGCTGAGCAAAGCAGGCATCGCCACAGGGAGCAGGGCGGCGTGGCGGTGAGCTTTCCTCCCCAGGAGGGGACACAAGAGGGCACAGCCCCGGGGCCCTGGCCTTCCCAGTGTCAGAGCTCAGAACCAGATGCTTCACACCTGACCATCCTGCCCACGTGTCCACCGGCTCTGACACCTGGGACATCCCCGACAGTCCCCGCCTCGGGAGGTCCCAACAGCTCCCAACATCCCCAGGGTGCCAGCCTTGGCCCTCTGTCTGCCTCGGGGCGGGGGGTCCAAGCATGGCCGGCACATCTCTCAAGCCCAGAGGGCTGGTGGCGGGCTGTGCCCTGGGCCCACGTACCCCGTGGCTGTTGCACTGGGCGGAGCAGTTCCTGGATCTGTACACGTGGAGGCCCTGGCAGAAGCCGTCCCAGCAAACCTGGAGAACAGCGGGGGTCTCCTGAGGTGGCCAGTCTAAACTCCTGCTTGAAGCACCCAGTCTCCACCATCAGCCACCATGGGCGGGCAGGCCACAGCCCCCACCCTCCCAACGGCCCGCCTGCACGTCATCTGCTGGCCAACGTCAGCTGTGGGGAAGGACTGCGCCCAGCCAGCCGTCAGCGGCCACCAGGGCCGGAGgaccccccgccccgcgcccacCCCCAGGGCTCGCAGACTGTCTTCAAACCCGTTCACTGACGGGGGGCTTCTCCCACAGCCGCCACGGCCCTGCTGTGGGGCCTGCAAGCTCGCCCGGAGCCCAGCAGCCTGACCGGGAGGCGTGTCCGGCCCACCTGCTGCTCCCCGCACTTGGTGCCCTTGGGCACCAGCTCATACGCCGTGCTGCCGTCCTGGACGATAACCCGGCAAACGCCTGAGGAGATGGTGAGCGTGCAGTATTCACGTTCCGGGGCCTTCTGCCCCCCCTCACAGAAGAGAGTGCCACACTTGTTGACCCTGGGGACAGAGGGACGAGCACGGGGCTGCTCTGCGGGGCTGCCTGCTCCAGGCTCAGCGCGCCAGGAGCTCCGAGGCCCCAGGCGGCCACAGGCATCCACACCTCAGCCCCAGGGGCCCGCCCTCCTACAAGGGCAGCGCGCTCGGGCTGAGGGTCccgcagggcagggcagggcggcccccccacccctgccatccGAGAGGCCCCAACTCAGCCTCAGACTCCTTTGTGCAGAGGACCTTCTTGTGGCCCCGGGGAGGGGGACATCCCAGGCCCTGGCCCCAGGGGAGTTGGGCCACGAGGGACGCTCACCTGCCGAATGGCAGGGGGACCCCAGCCCCGCAGCCTTTGGAGATGCTGTAGAGGAAGCAAGTTTCCACCGCCACCCGAGAGCCTGCAGGCAGGAGCGGGTCAGTCCTCCGGCTTGGGACCTGCTGCCACCCTCGCCTCCCTGACGGTCCCGCGGCTGTGCCCGCCTCACCTGGCCCCCACAAGTCCTGGCAGCGCCGGGCCAGCGTCGGGCAGGCCCCGTTGTAGCAGTAGCCCCCTGGGCAGGGCGTGCCGTTCTCCCGGAAGGCGTCCTCAGGGCACGTGGGCTGCTGGCCGTCACAGTGCTCGCCAAGGTCACACTGGTCCTTCGCGGGGCGGCACAGCTCTCCGGCCGGCTTCACCTGGTTCCAGGGGACCAAGATCAGCATGGGAACGGGAGGCCCCCAGCACGCACGCCTGCCCTGAGCCCGGGCCCCAGGCTCACCCTGCACTCGTGGCAGCAGGTGCCGTGGGCGCACTCGGCCCCCTCAGCCAGCAGGCAGGTGCTGGCATTGCAGCAGCGGTTCTGACAGTCCTGGGGAGGGGGCGACAGCGAAGGTCCAAGTGGGCCGCACACcgggccccccgcccccgccgtggGAGGACTGGTCACTCCCACCCAGCAGCCCTGCCGGTCGTTTCGGGAGGTGTGGCCGGGTGTGCAGGGCACCCAGGGGTGAGGCACAGACGCCCAGCCTGCAGATGGGGACTTGTCCCACGAGCCCAGACAGCGGAGGGTGGCGGTGCTCAGCTCTGTACCTCGGGACGGCCACAGTCACACTGCTCCCCGCGCTCCAGGAACCCATTTCCGCACACGGGGCCGCCCACCAGCCGGTCAAGGTCCGGGGCGTCCAACAGGCAGGCCGTGCGGGGCTTCTCCACGAACGTCTGCAGGTCGGCCTGGCTGCACTGACTGAACTTCCTGGGGTACTGGGAGCTGGGGGCGGAGCGGGGGAGGGCTTCCAGTTATCAGGAGGGTCCCTGGGGTACCGGGAGCTGGGGGCGGAACGGGGGAGGGCTTCCAGTTATCAGGAGGGTCCCTGGAGTACTGGGAGCTGGGGGCAGAGGCAGGGAAGGCTTCCAGTTATCAGGAGGGTCCCTGGGGTACCGGGAGCTGGGGGCGGAGGCAGGGAGGGCTTCCAGTTATCAGGAGGGTCCCTGGGGTACCGGGAGCTGGGGTCATCCCTGTTATCAGGAGGGTGGGTGGAGCCAGCTCTGCGCGCTGACACCACCCccagcctggggccctgggccagGCTGGACTGCCGAGCCTCACCCGATGCTGGCCGCCATCACGCAGCCGCCGCCCTCCCGCGGCACGGGGCAGTAACAGCCGGCGACGTTCTCGTCGTGGTCCATGCCCAGGTTGTGGCCCATCTCGTGGGCCATGGTGCTCGCCACACCGATGGGGTTCTGGTTGTGGTCCTGCAGGGGGGCCGTGCTGGCTGGGGCTgctcccagggctgatgtcccaCCTCAGTGCCCGCTCCTCCCCCACTGTCCGCCCCAGGGAGGCTGAGAGGCTTGGCGGTGCTCCCGCCAGCATGGCTTCTTCAGATAGTAGATACACGGTAATATTATTACAAATAACAGTAACAGCGTCAGTGCCGTCCCAGCGGCCAGGGCACAGCAGGGGCGGAGCGGGGGACCTGAGTGCCCTGCCCCCTTTCACGTGCTCTGCGTCAGGCCCAGGCCTCacggccgcccccgccccccacggcCGGCTACAGCCTCTGCCCAGCGAGCCCTGCAGACCCCGCACCTGGTTCACAGCCCCGGAGCTCGAGGAGCACATGGTGGACACCTTGGCCAGTCCCACGGTGGTCCCGGTGAAGTCGACCCCGCTGGAAGCAGAGCAGCGTCCGCTGGAGAGCGGCGCCCCGGAGCCCGCGCCCCAAGCCCCTCACCCCAGGGGCGGCGtggcccccgccccccagctgGCTCACGTGATGAGCTGCACGTTGTCGTGCGCCTGCCGGCCCACCAGCTCTCGAGTCCGCCAGGCCAGGAAGTTGTCCAGTGTGGCGTCGGGCTGGGAGCTGATCTGAATCTTGTCCCCACCATTCCACATCTCCAGGCCCACGAGCACCACGCGGAAATTGAGCTCCTGATAGAGCTGCCAGAGGACAGGGAACCGCGAGGGGCAGGCTCAGCGGTGAGGCTGGCGGAGGGCCTGAGGCCCCGCGGTGTTCACTGTGATGCGAGGGGTCTCCAGGGCTGGGGCGGGGTCCCGGCTCCCCACTCCCCCGGCGGATGGCTCTACCTGCAGCCCGGCCGCCACCACGGCCGCCCCAACCCTCCTGTCCAGCGGGGTTTCTGTCAGGCTGGCCCTGAGCTGCCCAGGGGTCCCAGCGGCCCCTGCTGGAAGCCCCCAGAGTGGAAATAGCGCCCACCTTGTCCACGTGGTTGACCACCTCCAGCACCCGCTGACGTACGGCCTCTCTGCTCCCAAACCGCTGGAACTGGAGGATGGCAGACCCTCACGGGCAGCCTGGGGCTccgcacccaccccacccccacatcccccCTGCACCCCCCACCCGGCATCCCCCCTGCGCCCCGCGCCCCCGCACCCACCCCGCATCCCCCCTGCGCCCTGCCCCGGCCCCAGGTACCTCCTTGCTGTCCGTGACCACGAATAGCTCCACGTAGCGGGTCTCTCTGGGTTCTGACCACTTTTGGGAAGCGATGACAAGAATCCAGTCAGCCACCAGCCACAGCCCTCCGGTCCTCAGCCAGTCTCCACACGCTGACCCTCTCCCGGGCCCTGGAGCTGGCGCCCCGCCCCGGCTAGCGCTGGGGGAGCCGTCGGGGGTGGGGGCTCTGCTGCTGTGGGGCGGAGCCAGGCGCAGGCCCACCCCTCCCCGCTGAGCAGCCAGCAGTCTGGGGGCGCTCGGGCCCAAGCAGAGCGGCAAGAGGCGTCGGGCCTCCACTCACCCGGGGTCTGAAGGCTGCAGACACCCGCGGACCCAGGATGCTCTCCAGGCTGCTGTCATTGACGCCGCAGGTGCCAGCCTCCTGCTGCAGGTGCTGCGCCAGGTACAGGGCGTGCGGCCCTTCCTCCCCGGCCTCTGCCAGGGGCTCGATCAGGCGGACAGCAGGGCCCGCCTGGAAGAAGCCCCTGGGGCAGAGACGAGCGTGACCCTGAGTCTGTGGCCCCAGGGACCCCACTGCCGCACCCGGCTGACCCCTTCCTCCTGGCCCCCGCTCACTCTGGAGGGTGAGGGGCGTCTGGCCCGCAGCACCCACCTGAGGCCGGCACAGGTGCTTAGGCTGGCGGCCGAGTGCGGGTGCCCCTCCACGTGGCCCTGGTAGAAGCAGTGGTCCTGCGGGAGGAGGGTATGAGGACCCTACTCCCAAGCCCGGCTCCCCACGCCCGGCTCCCGCGCCCGCTGCTGGCCCGAGGCAGGAGCACTGGGGCCCTACCTGTCTCTGCAGCTGCTCTGTCACCTGGGAGCCATTGGCTGCTGTGTAGGTCTCCACGTAGCCCGAGCCCACCAGGTCCCTGGAAAAGAGCCACCGTGGTGCCCTGGCCACCCCTGGTACAGAGAGGTGCGGGGCAGAAGGATGGGCGCTTACCTGTTCTTCCGAAGGTGCAGGGTGAAGGTGTGCCCTCGGGCCCCTAGGACATAGCTCACACTCTCTGGGTACAGGCCCTGgacagggggcagggaggggtccAGGGTGAGGCCCTGCCCGGCCGTGCCCACCTCAAACCTGGAGGGGCAAGGGGGCTTGGGCTGTACCCAGGAGTGGGGCAGGTGGGCAGCTGCACCCAGAGCTGGACCTCAGGCCGCGGGGAGAGGACAACGCCCCTCCCAGGCCACGAGGGGGAGGGGGACCCCGGCCCCGACATGGGACAAGGGGGCCGGGCTGccctccctgctccaggggacccGCTCCTGCAAGGCCTTGCCCCTTCCAGCCCCCCCCCAGGCTGCAGCTGACCCTGGGACCTTGTGTGCGGAGCCTGCAGAGGGGGCTAGGGGCCCAGGGCGGTGGGCGGCGCCTCCCGGGACAGGGAGGGTCAGGGCTGTCTCCACCCGCACATGCAAACAAGCAGGCGAATACCCAGTCAGGAATGCCCCCAGGCAGCTCCGGGGAATCCCAGCCCGGCCCCAACACCCGGGAAAGGTGTTAGCGAGTCAACCCTGGGAGTGAAACCGGGGCGGGGCCCTGGCCCGCGGGCTCCAAAAAGGAAGACGGGGCTGCGCCAGCCGGGGCCACCCGAGGCAGCCCTGCCTCCAGGGTGAGCAGGACGGAAGAAGGTGAGGCctgagggcagggggcaggctgTTCCGGCGGAGGTGAGCTCCCAGGAGTCTGCCCAAAGGCCTGGAAGCCCCCTGGCCCTCAGCCCCCTTACTACGATCGGGGCACACAGGGAGCTATCACCCTGCTCAGAGTCGGAAATGGGCTCTGAGGGCCCAGGTTGGGGCGGGTGGGGGGACCCCCTGGGCCAGCATCCCGCTGAGACTTACCAGGTGGGAGGGCAGAGCCCGCCGAGCGCGGGGTGCAGGCAGGCGCCGGGGCCTCACCACCTCGTACTGCTCCACATGGGGCAGGGCGGCCCTGGGGGCAacctctgtgggagagggggatcAGCAGTGCACAGCACACCCGCCCGCCCC is drawn from Bos indicus isolate NIAB-ARS_2022 breed Sahiwal x Tharparkar chromosome 26, NIAB-ARS_B.indTharparkar_mat_pri_1.0, whole genome shotgun sequence and contains these coding sequences:
- the ADAM8 gene encoding disintegrin and metalloproteinase domain-containing protein 8 isoform X2: MRGLGLLLFAALGLQEVAPRAALPHVEQYEVVRPRRLPAPRARRALPSHLGLYPESVSYVLGARGHTFTLHLRKNRDLVGSGYVETYTAANGSQVTEQLQRQDHCFYQGHVEGHPHSAASLSTCAGLRGFFQAGPAVRLIEPLAEAGEEGPHALYLAQHLQQEAGTCGVNDSSLESILGPRVSAAFRPRWSEPRETRYVELFVVTDSKEFQRFGSREAVRQRVLEVVNHVDKLYQELNFRVVLVGLEMWNGGDKIQISSQPDATLDNFLAWRTRELVGRQAHDNVQLITGVDFTGTTVGLAKVSTMCSSSSGAVNQDHNQNPIGVASTMAHEMGHNLGMDHDENVAGCYCPVPREGGGCVMAASIGSQYPRKFSQCSQADLQTFVEKPRTACLLDAPDLDRLVGGPVCGNGFLERGEQCDCGRPEDCQNRCCNASTCLLAEGAECAHGTCCHECRVKPAGELCRPAKDQCDLGEHCDGQQPTCPEDAFRENGTPCPGGYCYNGACPTLARRCQDLWGPGSRVAVETCFLYSISKGCGAGVPLPFGRVNKCGTLFCEGGQKAPEREYCTLTISSGVCRVIVQDGSTAYELVPKGTKCGEQQVCWDGFCQGLHVYRSRNCSAQCNSHGECNHKGQCHCRPGWAPPHCAEPLADARAAPGSLRTHVLVGVGALVVLALILAGVLIYRKARSPVRRRNVAPKTAMGLSNPLFHEGLSKPAKGGAQAPPGGSPELALYSQPHKPTASSVTPKRPPPAVSASHPDRLQATPRSQPPGSLQPPAAKASPPSPLPVYPPQAPGQLRPAPPAKPLPVLKPKQVIKPTCAPPMPPIKPGARGAQPGPTQGAADPKVALKPPVQRR
- the ADAM8 gene encoding disintegrin and metalloproteinase domain-containing protein 8 isoform X11, with translation MRGLGLLLFAALGLQEVAPRAALPHVEQYEVVRPRRLPAPRARRALPSHLGLYPESVSYVLGARGHTFTLHLRKNRDLVGSGYVETYTAANGSQVTEQLQRQDHCFYQGHVEGHPHSAASLSTCAGLRGFFQAGPAVRLIEPLAEAGEEGPHALYLAQHLQQEAGTCGVNDSSLESILGPRVSAAFRPRWSEPRETRYVELFVVTDSKEFQRFGSREAVRQRVLEVVNHVDKLYQELNFRVVLVGLEMWNGGDKIQISSQPDATLDNFLAWRTRELVGRQAHDNVQLITGVDFTGTTVGLAKVSTMCSSSSGAVNQDHNQNPIGVASTMAHEMGHNLGMDHDENVAGCYCPVPREGGGCVMAASIGSQYPRKFSQCSQADLQTFVEKPRTACLLDAPDLDRLVGGPVCGNGFLERGEQCDCGRPEDCQNRCCNASTCLLAEGAECAHGTCCHECRVKPAGELCRPAKDQCDLGEHCDGQQPTCPEDAFRENGTPCPGGYCYNGACPTLARRCQDLWGPGSRVAVETCFLYSISKGCGAGVPLPFGRVNKCGTLFCEGGQKAPEREYCTLTISSGVCRVIVQDGSTAYELVPKGTKCGEQQVCWDGFCQGLHVYRSRNCSAQCNSHGPPGSLQPPAAKASPPSPLPVYPPQAPGQLRPAPPAKPLPVLKPKQVIKPTCAPPMPPIKPGARGAQPGPTQGAADPKVALKPPVQRR
- the ADAM8 gene encoding disintegrin and metalloproteinase domain-containing protein 8 isoform X4 gives rise to the protein MRGLGLLLFAALGLQEVAPRAALPHVEQYEVVRPRRLPAPRARRALPSHLGLYPESVSYVLGARGHTFTLHLRKNRDLVGSGYVETYTAANGSQVTEQLQRQDHCFYQGHVEGHPHSAASLSTCAGLRGFFQAGPAVRLIEPLAEAGEEGPHALYLAQHLQQEAGTCGVNDSSLESILGPRVSAAFRPRWSEPRETRYVELFVVTDSKEFQRFGSREAVRQRVLEVVNHVDKLYQELNFRVVLVGLEMWNGGDKIQISSQPDATLDNFLAWRTRELVGRQAHDNVQLITGVDFTGTTVGLAKVSTMCSSSSGAVNQDHNQNPIGVASTMAHEMGHNLGMDHDENVAGCYCPVPREGGGCVMAASIGSQYPRKFSQCSQADLQTFVEKPRTACLLDAPDLDRLVGGPVCGNGFLERGEQCDCGRPEDCQNRCCNASTCLLAEGAECAHGTCCHECRVKPAGELCRPAKDQCDLGEHCDGQQPTCPEDAFRENGTPCPGGYCYNGACPTLARRCQDLWGPGSRVAVETCFLYSISKGCGAGVPLPFGRVNKCGTLFCEGGQKAPEREYCTLTISSGVCRVIVQDGSTAYELVPKGTKCGEQQVCWDGFCQGLHVYRSRNCSAQCNSHGECNHKGQCHCRPGWAPPHCAEPLADARAAPGSLRTHVLVGVGALVVLALILAGVLIYRKARSPVRRRNVAPKTAMGLSNPLFHEGLSKPAKGGAQAPPGGSPELALYSQPHKPTASSVTPKRPPPAPPGSLQPPAAKASPPSPLPVYPPQAPGQLRPAPPAKPLPVLKPKQVIKPTCAPPMPPIKPGARGAQPGPTQGAADPKVALKPPVQRR
- the ADAM8 gene encoding disintegrin and metalloproteinase domain-containing protein 8 isoform X13 — encoded protein: MRGLGLLLFAALGLQEVAPRAALPHVEQYEVVRPRRLPAPRARRALPSHLGLYPESVSYVLGARGHTFTLHLRKNRDLVGSGYVETYTAANGSQVTEQLQRQDHCFYQGHVEGHPHSAASLSTCAGLRGFFQAGPAVRLIEPLAEAGEEGPHALYLAQHLQQEAGTCGVNDSSLESILGPRVSAAFRPRWSEPRETRYVELFVVTDSKEFQRFGSREAVRQRVLEVVNHVDKLYQELNFRVVLVGLEMWNGGDKIQISSQPDATLDNFLAWRTRELVGRQAHDNVQLITGVDFTGTTVGLAKVSTMCSSSSGAVNQDHNQNPIGVASTMAHEMGHNLGMDHDENVAGCYCPVPREGGGCVMAASIGSQYPRKFSQCSQADLQTFVEKPRTACLLDAPDLDRLVGGPVCGNGFLERGEQCDCGRPEDCQNRCCNASTCLLAEGAECAHGTCCHECRVKPAGELCRPAKDQCDLGEHCDGQQPTCPEDAFRENGTPCPGGYCYNGACPTLARRCQDLWGPGSRVAVETCFLYSISKGCGAGVPLPFGRVNKCGTLFCEGGQKAPEREYCTLTISSGVCRVIVQDGSTAYELVPKGTKCGEQQVCWDGFCQGLHVYRSRNCSAQCNSHGPPGSLQPPAAKASPPSPLPVYPPQAPGQVIKPTCAPPMPPIKPGARGAQPGPTQGAADPKVALKPPVQRR